A single window of Syntrophus aciditrophicus SB DNA harbors:
- the hflX gene encoding GTPase HflX produces MKPIQIKRLEQFYRRRVPPDAIVTQEMARQLTELSRELNRQLGVLLSRRGEVACVIVGTHKGILIPSLEGFRSSSARFKGLRLIHTHLGPDPLNAEDLSDLALLRLDLICAVETGPDGLPGIVHTAHLIPENPDGGYWRVEPPQRISDLKADFLSFIGALENEFARTQRSRKVDSADRAILLRVETNPLFDSEGSLEELRELAHSCNVEVFDRIIQHRPQLDPRYLLGKGKLADVIIKALQIGANLLIFDHELTPAQVRSIADFTEMKVIDRTQVILDIFAQRAHSREGKIQVELAQLKYLLPRLATRHTGMSRLTGGIGGRGPGETKLEVNRRRVRDRILHLEEDIRNIEKARGQRRLKRERTGLPVISIVGYTNAGKSTLLNTLTKSRVFTEDRLFATLDPKSSRLRFPRDAEAVITDTVGFIRDLPADLFAAFKATLEELYEADILLHVIDVSNPGFESHIAAVEKILEEIGIQGKATLRVFNKADRFADKALLSTLCRRFNAIAVSALQPDSLGPLMEQLEEIVSPPDETR; encoded by the coding sequence TTGAAGCCGATCCAGATCAAACGCCTGGAGCAGTTCTACCGGAGGCGGGTGCCGCCCGATGCAATCGTCACCCAGGAAATGGCCCGTCAGCTCACGGAACTCTCCCGGGAGCTCAACCGGCAGCTGGGGGTATTGCTCAGCCGGCGGGGCGAAGTGGCCTGTGTGATCGTCGGCACCCATAAGGGCATCCTCATCCCCAGCCTGGAGGGATTCCGTTCCTCATCGGCCCGTTTCAAGGGGCTCCGCCTGATTCATACCCACTTGGGTCCCGACCCCCTGAATGCCGAAGACCTCAGCGACCTGGCGCTTCTGCGCCTCGATCTCATCTGCGCCGTGGAAACGGGCCCCGACGGTCTCCCCGGCATCGTCCACACTGCCCATCTGATTCCCGAAAATCCCGACGGCGGCTACTGGCGGGTTGAACCGCCCCAACGAATCTCCGATCTGAAGGCGGATTTCCTTTCCTTCATCGGCGCCCTGGAAAACGAGTTCGCCCGAACCCAGCGTTCCCGCAAGGTGGATTCCGCCGACCGGGCGATTCTTCTTCGCGTCGAAACGAATCCCCTCTTCGACAGCGAGGGGTCCCTGGAGGAGCTCAGGGAACTGGCCCACTCCTGCAACGTGGAGGTATTTGACCGGATCATCCAGCACCGCCCCCAGCTTGACCCGAGGTATCTCCTCGGCAAGGGAAAGCTCGCCGACGTGATCATCAAGGCCCTGCAGATCGGCGCCAACCTGCTCATCTTCGATCACGAGCTGACGCCCGCCCAGGTTCGTTCCATTGCGGATTTCACGGAGATGAAGGTCATCGACCGGACGCAGGTCATCCTGGACATCTTCGCGCAGCGCGCCCACAGCCGGGAAGGAAAGATTCAGGTGGAGCTCGCCCAGTTGAAATATCTTCTGCCCCGCCTGGCGACGCGCCATACGGGCATGTCCCGCCTCACGGGGGGAATCGGCGGACGGGGACCGGGGGAAACGAAGCTGGAAGTCAATCGGCGGCGGGTGAGGGACCGGATTCTGCATCTGGAGGAAGACATCCGGAATATTGAAAAGGCCCGGGGGCAGCGGCGGCTGAAACGGGAACGGACGGGTCTGCCGGTGATCTCGATTGTAGGCTACACCAACGCCGGAAAATCCACCCTGCTCAACACCCTCACGAAAAGCCGCGTCTTCACGGAAGACCGTCTCTTCGCCACCCTGGACCCGAAAAGTTCACGGCTGCGCTTTCCCCGGGATGCGGAAGCCGTCATTACCGATACGGTGGGCTTCATCCGCGACCTCCCGGCGGATCTCTTCGCCGCCTTCAAGGCCACGCTGGAGGAACTCTATGAAGCGGACATCCTCCTCCACGTCATCGATGTAAGCAACCCCGGCTTCGAAAGCCACATCGCCGCCGTGGAAAAAATCCTGGAAGAGATCGGCATACAGGGAAAAGCCACCCTCCGGGTCTTCAACAAGGCCGACCGCTTTGCCGACAAGGCCCTGCTGTCGACCCTCTGCCGGCGCTTCAACGCCATCGCCGTATCGGCCCTTCAACCGGATAGTCTGGGGCCGCTCATGGAGCAACTGGAAGAGATCGTTTCCCCCCCAGATGAAACCCGATGA
- a CDS encoding 3-deoxy-D-manno-octulosonic acid transferase, producing the protein MTSPGNRYNISAGPSRGKPEVSGKRGRPMISLYNLLLPLAALFGIPYYAIRMLLTGKYRKSLGPKLGIYSGGELFSAMKGSPRIWVHAVSVGEVTAAAPVVAELRKDYPGACIVVSTSTETGQEMAQRLIPEATALIYYPLDLSFVVDRMLTRVQPDIFILTETELWPNFLTSCRRRGIRVVVINGRISPRSFRRYRRTRFFWKGLLEGLDGLGMISATDACRVLALGAPPAKVSILGNAKYDSLAFRTSPALQAEIARKLNIYPGSPVFVAGSTHEGEEAICLSVYRRLLAFNPEFQLILAPRHVERAESVAEQIRQAGFADVIRLSEINDGTQRRGERVVLVDVIGELFRIYSLATVVYCGGSLVPKGGQNILEAAAWGKVVFYGPHMDDFEGEKALLEVSGAGIPVADEAELKEAMLSLLADPDELRRRGEQGRLAVTANAGASRRYADLIGFHLGGKRSLPVAP; encoded by the coding sequence ATGACATCACCCGGAAACCGTTACAACATCTCCGCCGGGCCGTCAAGGGGAAAGCCGGAGGTTTCCGGAAAACGGGGCCGCCCCATGATTTCTCTTTATAATCTGCTGCTGCCTCTGGCAGCACTTTTCGGTATTCCCTATTACGCCATCCGGATGCTCCTGACCGGCAAGTATCGGAAAAGCCTCGGCCCCAAGCTGGGTATTTACTCCGGGGGAGAACTTTTTTCCGCGATGAAGGGCAGTCCGCGCATCTGGGTGCATGCCGTTTCCGTGGGCGAGGTGACCGCCGCCGCTCCGGTGGTTGCCGAACTGCGAAAGGATTATCCCGGGGCCTGCATAGTCGTATCCACGAGTACGGAAACAGGCCAGGAAATGGCTCAGCGACTCATTCCCGAGGCGACGGCCCTCATCTATTATCCCCTGGATCTGTCCTTTGTGGTGGACCGGATGCTGACGCGGGTGCAGCCGGACATCTTCATCCTGACGGAAACGGAACTCTGGCCGAATTTTCTGACTTCATGCCGGAGGAGGGGAATTCGGGTCGTCGTGATCAATGGGCGCATTTCTCCCCGGTCATTCCGCCGTTACAGACGGACTCGATTTTTCTGGAAGGGACTGCTGGAAGGTCTCGACGGTCTGGGAATGATTTCAGCGACGGATGCCTGCCGGGTTCTTGCCTTGGGTGCACCGCCGGCAAAGGTTTCGATTCTCGGCAACGCCAAATATGACAGCCTGGCTTTCAGGACCTCCCCCGCTCTGCAGGCGGAAATCGCCCGGAAACTGAATATTTATCCCGGAAGCCCTGTCTTTGTCGCGGGGAGCACCCATGAAGGCGAGGAAGCAATCTGCCTGTCGGTTTACCGGCGACTGCTGGCGTTCAATCCTGAATTTCAATTGATCCTGGCGCCTCGCCATGTCGAGAGGGCCGAATCCGTGGCGGAACAGATCCGGCAGGCCGGTTTCGCGGACGTCATCCGGCTTTCGGAGATCAACGACGGCACGCAGCGGCGCGGGGAACGCGTCGTTCTCGTGGATGTCATCGGCGAGCTGTTCAGGATCTACAGCCTGGCGACCGTGGTATATTGCGGGGGGAGCCTTGTTCCCAAAGGGGGACAGAATATTCTGGAGGCGGCTGCCTGGGGAAAGGTGGTCTTTTACGGACCTCACATGGACGATTTTGAAGGGGAGAAGGCTCTGCTGGAAGTGTCGGGCGCGGGCATTCCCGTTGCCGACGAAGCGGAACTGAAGGAGGCGATGCTGTCGCTCCTGGCGGATCCCGATGAGTTGAGACGCCGGGGCGAACAGGGCCGTCTTGCCGTCACCGCCAATGCCGGGGCGTCCCGACGTTATGCCGATCTCATCGGGTTTCATCTGGGGGGGAAACGATCTCTTCCAGTTGCTCCATGA
- the rpe gene encoding ribulose-phosphate 3-epimerase, whose amino-acid sequence MKKIAPSILSADFSRLGDEIAAVEAAGADWIHIDVMDGHFVPNLTIGPPVVKSLRKVTRLPFDVHLMIDNPDSYLDAFIDAGCDILTVHAEAAVHLHRTISYIRERGVSAGVSVNPATPLSLLEDILPDLDLLLIMTVNPGFGGQQFIPTMLPKIRKAKAMISAVSPRIVIEVDGGINLDNISTVAQAGADVLVAGSAVFASGDYGLTLPAMRALLENSPEPCTFPTA is encoded by the coding sequence ATGAAAAAAATTGCCCCTTCAATCCTTTCCGCCGATTTCAGCCGTCTGGGCGACGAGATCGCCGCCGTGGAGGCTGCCGGAGCGGACTGGATCCATATCGATGTAATGGACGGCCACTTCGTCCCCAATCTGACGATCGGACCGCCGGTCGTCAAGTCTCTGCGCAAGGTCACAAGGCTGCCCTTTGATGTCCATCTGATGATCGACAACCCGGATTCTTATCTTGACGCATTCATCGACGCCGGCTGCGATATCCTGACCGTTCACGCGGAAGCGGCAGTTCACCTGCACCGCACCATCTCCTATATCAGGGAACGGGGCGTTTCGGCCGGTGTTTCAGTCAATCCGGCAACCCCTTTGAGTCTGCTGGAAGACATCCTGCCCGATCTGGATCTGCTTCTCATCATGACCGTGAACCCCGGTTTCGGCGGACAGCAGTTTATCCCCACGATGCTGCCGAAAATCCGCAAGGCCAAGGCCATGATTTCGGCGGTTTCCCCCCGGATCGTCATCGAAGTGGACGGGGGGATCAACCTGGATAACATTTCAACCGTCGCCCAGGCCGGAGCGGATGTCCTCGTTGCGGGCTCCGCCGTTTTCGCGAGCGGCGATTATGGCCTTACCCTGCCGGCCATGCGCGCCCTGCTGGAAAACAGCCCGGAACCCTGTACATTCCCGACAGCCTGA
- a CDS encoding NYN domain-containing protein yields the protein MHIIIDGYNLIRQSDFLRHFERRSLEAGRQALLSQVSSYRKSKGHRITVVFDGWENGSPFEERDRQGGITVVYSRRGEKADEVIKRMVLQKGEEIVVVTSDRDVADYISRKGATALTSPEFEEVIVRAAASAAVTAVAERFPEKEEEDDARESGNARKKGPAHRLSRREKAAMTRRRKL from the coding sequence ATGCACATTATCATCGACGGCTACAACCTGATCAGGCAATCCGATTTCCTCCGCCATTTTGAACGCCGAAGCCTGGAAGCCGGGCGGCAGGCTCTGCTTTCGCAGGTTTCCTCATACCGGAAATCGAAGGGGCATCGGATCACGGTGGTGTTCGACGGCTGGGAAAACGGCTCGCCCTTCGAGGAGCGGGATCGCCAGGGAGGAATTACCGTCGTTTACTCCCGCAGGGGTGAAAAGGCCGACGAAGTCATCAAACGCATGGTTTTGCAGAAGGGAGAGGAGATCGTCGTCGTGACGTCTGATCGCGATGTCGCTGACTACATCTCCAGAAAGGGCGCAACGGCCCTGACTTCTCCGGAGTTCGAAGAGGTGATCGTCCGCGCGGCTGCTTCGGCTGCGGTGACCGCCGTCGCGGAGCGCTTTCCCGAAAAAGAGGAAGAGGACGATGCCCGCGAATCTGGAAACGCCCGCAAGAAGGGCCCTGCCCACCGGCTTTCCCGTCGTGAAAAGGCGGCCATGACCCGCCGCAGAAAACTCTAA
- the holA gene encoding DNA polymerase III subunit delta produces MSKALLEIEKEQPAPCYLLYGDAEYEISDAFTKIIDALLSPEDQALNLFVLDGEDEDPERIGENLMTPPLLPGRKVVAVRRTQLFSSRKTLKDLVKRIREQLNGKPQQAAKTFMTFLSLAGWNLEDFKGDGWKAISDKDWQTTVEGDAGEDRIKWLPQVVEVCVDLGLKGRSATGGGTDHLEAILRDGLPAGNVLLLTAESVDKRKKLFKTISELGRVLPFVVEKGEARQKNTLMDSARDLLATRGKRMSSGAWEVLGRKTGFQLRNSMAALEKLITYTGERKTIEVSDVEEVISRTREDKVFDLTAALAEKNLKGALSVLRSLREQGIHSLVILSMIVREMRLLLHARQLRNEGALPGYQPRMDYGRFQKSIYPTVKGWAGQAGDVHIELADSHPYVVFNILRNSENFSEKRLKRHLEDLLAMDLAMKSTAKDADLMLERFLIDVCRP; encoded by the coding sequence TTGAGTAAGGCGCTTCTTGAGATCGAGAAGGAGCAGCCGGCTCCCTGTTATCTGCTTTACGGCGATGCGGAATACGAAATAAGCGATGCCTTCACGAAGATCATCGATGCGCTGCTTTCTCCGGAAGACCAGGCTTTGAATCTCTTCGTCCTGGACGGCGAGGATGAGGACCCGGAACGAATAGGGGAAAATCTTATGACCCCGCCTCTGCTTCCCGGCAGAAAGGTCGTTGCGGTCCGCCGGACACAGCTCTTTTCTTCCCGCAAGACGCTGAAAGATCTGGTAAAGCGCATCCGTGAACAACTGAATGGAAAACCGCAGCAGGCCGCGAAGACCTTCATGACCTTCCTGAGTCTTGCCGGATGGAATCTCGAGGATTTCAAGGGCGACGGCTGGAAAGCCATTTCCGATAAAGACTGGCAGACAACCGTGGAGGGAGATGCCGGAGAGGACCGGATCAAGTGGCTCCCCCAGGTCGTCGAGGTTTGTGTCGATCTGGGACTGAAAGGCAGAAGCGCAACCGGCGGCGGGACGGATCATCTGGAGGCCATTCTGCGGGACGGCCTTCCCGCCGGCAATGTCCTTCTTCTGACCGCGGAATCCGTGGACAAGCGGAAAAAACTGTTCAAAACCATCAGTGAACTGGGCAGGGTGTTGCCCTTTGTTGTTGAGAAAGGCGAGGCCCGGCAGAAAAACACCTTGATGGATTCTGCCCGGGATCTTCTGGCGACCCGGGGAAAGCGCATGTCCTCCGGCGCGTGGGAGGTTCTGGGGAGAAAAACGGGGTTCCAGTTGCGGAACTCCATGGCGGCTCTGGAAAAGCTCATCACCTATACGGGGGAGCGAAAAACCATCGAGGTGTCCGATGTCGAGGAAGTCATCAGCCGGACGCGGGAGGATAAAGTGTTCGACCTCACCGCGGCCCTGGCGGAAAAGAACCTGAAGGGGGCGCTGTCTGTTTTACGGAGCCTGAGGGAGCAGGGAATTCATTCCCTTGTCATTCTATCCATGATCGTCCGGGAGATGCGGCTGCTATTGCATGCGCGGCAGCTCCGGAACGAGGGGGCGCTGCCGGGTTATCAGCCCCGGATGGATTACGGACGCTTTCAAAAATCGATTTATCCGACCGTAAAGGGCTGGGCCGGGCAGGCGGGAGACGTTCACATTGAGCTGGCGGATTCGCACCCTTATGTGGTCTTCAATATCCTTCGAAATTCGGAAAACTTTTCGGAAAAGCGGCTGAAGCGCCATCTCGAGGATCTGCTGGCGATGGACCTGGCCATGAAGTCGACGGCGAAGGATGCCGACCTGATGCTGGAACGGTTCCTTATCGATGTGTGCCGCCCTTAG
- a CDS encoding TIGR00730 family Rossman fold protein: MIERQYLVDALSIEESWRIFRIMAEFVESIEELSTLRNAVSIFGSARLKPGDLWYGKAEYLAKRLAEKGFSVITGGGPGIMEAANKGAAEAGGKSVGMNIRLPFEQKPNPYSNVSIDYKYFFIRKVMFVKYAVAYVIFPGGYGTLDELFEALTLIQTKRIKSFPVILLGSDYWKGLMDWLNDTMLKEDMILSDDLDLIRITDDPDEAVRYIQRFVIL; this comes from the coding sequence ATGATAGAAAGACAGTATCTTGTTGATGCCCTTTCGATAGAGGAATCGTGGCGGATATTCCGCATTATGGCTGAATTTGTGGAAAGCATTGAAGAGCTCTCCACATTGCGGAATGCCGTAAGCATCTTTGGCTCCGCGCGGCTGAAGCCAGGTGATCTCTGGTACGGGAAAGCGGAATACCTGGCAAAGCGTCTGGCGGAGAAAGGATTCAGTGTGATTACGGGAGGTGGTCCCGGCATCATGGAGGCTGCCAACAAAGGGGCAGCCGAGGCCGGGGGAAAATCCGTGGGGATGAATATCCGTCTGCCCTTTGAGCAGAAACCGAATCCCTATTCGAATGTCAGCATCGACTATAAATACTTTTTCATCCGCAAGGTGATGTTCGTCAAATATGCCGTGGCCTATGTCATTTTCCCCGGGGGGTATGGCACGCTGGACGAGCTCTTCGAGGCCCTGACGCTCATTCAGACAAAACGCATCAAGAGTTTTCCCGTCATCCTGCTGGGGAGCGATTACTGGAAAGGTTTGATGGACTGGCTGAACGACACCATGCTGAAAGAAGATATGATCCTGTCCGACGATCTTGACCTGATCCGGATCACCGACGACCCCGATGAAGCCGTTCGATACATTCAGCGGTTCGTCATTCTGTAA
- the rpsU gene encoding 30S ribosomal protein S21, whose product MEVKVFDNDVEKALKILKNKLSKSGLFKELKVRRAYEKPSVKRKRKAIEARRRFAKVQRRRSS is encoded by the coding sequence TTGGAAGTCAAAGTATTTGACAATGACGTGGAAAAGGCTTTGAAAATCTTGAAAAACAAGCTTTCCAAAAGTGGACTGTTCAAGGAACTGAAGGTCCGCAGAGCCTATGAGAAACCTTCCGTAAAGCGCAAGAGAAAAGCCATCGAAGCGCGGCGTCGGTTTGCCAAGGTTCAGAGACGAAGGAGCTCATAA
- the gcvH gene encoding glycine cleavage system protein H: MKIFPDDLLYSREHIWVAVDGNMATLGITDYAQEKLGDVDEVDLPKVDSFVERDEPFGTLESANDVFELVSPLSGEIVNVNEDIMEDVTILNSDPYDAGWIVVIEMKDPEELDDLLEIQGYQDYIAEEE, encoded by the coding sequence ATGAAAATATTTCCAGATGATCTTCTTTACAGTCGTGAACACATTTGGGTTGCCGTTGACGGTAATATGGCCACGCTGGGCATTACGGATTACGCCCAGGAAAAACTTGGAGACGTGGACGAGGTCGATCTGCCCAAAGTGGACTCCTTTGTCGAGAGGGACGAACCTTTTGGAACGCTTGAGTCTGCAAATGACGTATTTGAACTGGTTTCGCCTTTATCGGGAGAAATCGTCAATGTCAACGAAGACATCATGGAGGATGTGACTATCCTGAACAGTGATCCCTATGATGCGGGTTGGATTGTGGTCATCGAAATGAAAGATCCGGAGGAACTGGATGATCTTTTGGAAATCCAGGGGTATCAGGATTACATTGCCGAGGAAGAATAG
- a CDS encoding M24 family metallopeptidase, with protein sequence MRFDPSVYQSRLARLRSILLSSHIQGLILFDLHNIRYFTGFTGSDGALVVREQSATLLVDGRYLTQARKEVQVADLFLFQDKVDGLESVLDLKAGETVGFEASAVSYTFFLRLSDRLREERLKPLSEELNSIRAVKDAEEISCMRRAAELAGRVLEAVTSKIRPGVPERDVALEIDFGSARAGAERMAFETIVASGANAALPHAKPGLKNLEQGDLIVIDYGLVVDGYCSDETCTFCLGYADGKKREAYAAVKEAHDRALEAVRAGVTCSSIDRVARSVLERYGLDALFSHGTGHGVGLEVHEAPRVSAKSDTVLTAGMVITIEPGVYIPGQWGIRIEDTVLVQDAGCEVLTKMPKDLIIL encoded by the coding sequence ATGCGATTTGATCCATCCGTGTATCAATCCCGGCTGGCCAGGCTGCGCTCGATCCTGCTCTCCAGTCATATTCAGGGTCTTATCCTTTTTGACCTCCATAATATCCGCTATTTCACCGGATTCACAGGAAGCGACGGGGCGCTGGTCGTGAGAGAGCAATCCGCGACGCTGCTTGTTGATGGCCGCTATTTGACACAGGCCCGCAAGGAAGTTCAGGTTGCCGATCTCTTCCTGTTCCAGGACAAAGTGGATGGCCTTGAGTCCGTTCTTGATCTGAAAGCGGGAGAAACGGTCGGCTTTGAGGCTTCTGCAGTCAGTTATACGTTTTTTTTGAGGTTGTCGGATCGGCTGCGGGAAGAAAGGCTGAAACCTCTGTCGGAAGAGCTGAATTCGATTCGGGCGGTCAAGGACGCCGAGGAAATATCCTGCATGCGCCGCGCCGCTGAGCTGGCCGGCCGGGTGCTCGAAGCCGTTACTTCGAAGATTCGTCCGGGTGTCCCGGAGCGGGATGTTGCCCTGGAGATCGATTTCGGGTCAGCAAGGGCCGGTGCGGAACGGATGGCCTTTGAAACGATTGTGGCCTCGGGAGCCAATGCCGCGCTGCCCCACGCGAAGCCCGGTCTGAAAAACCTGGAGCAGGGCGATCTGATCGTTATAGATTATGGCCTTGTAGTCGATGGATATTGTTCCGATGAAACCTGCACCTTCTGCCTCGGATATGCGGACGGAAAAAAACGGGAAGCTTACGCCGCCGTGAAAGAAGCTCATGACCGGGCACTGGAAGCGGTCAGGGCCGGTGTGACATGCAGTTCGATTGATCGGGTTGCTCGAAGCGTTCTTGAACGATACGGCCTGGATGCCCTGTTTTCTCATGGCACCGGTCACGGAGTCGGTTTGGAGGTGCATGAGGCTCCGCGGGTATCTGCAAAGTCGGACACGGTCCTGACAGCGGGTATGGTGATCACCATCGAGCCGGGGGTGTATATCCCCGGGCAATGGGGAATCAGGATTGAAGATACCGTTCTGGTGCAGGATGCCGGCTGCGAAGTCCTTACGAAAATGCCGAAGGATCTAATTATTTTATAA
- a CDS encoding tetratricopeptide repeat protein, producing MDRAEFLSRTQTLLEQDAFESALDEAKRRLDRNPGDIDALIVQCHACTRLGKLEEASAVIDEVEKTILEMSRVFVSMGDICFKGGLNQEAVKFYRRFLELNPGSDLSRDISGKLKLIESDSPDFTPEADHRETFEHPVTAGFQTLTLVDLYLRQGHLDEAEALLEQMMARNPDSSTLREKLAAVRSATGVQAAKGMNPRQKKKVIEKLGKWLDLLQRRRSYAI from the coding sequence ATGGATAGAGCCGAGTTTCTTTCCCGAACGCAAACCCTGCTGGAACAGGATGCATTCGAGAGCGCTCTGGATGAGGCGAAGCGCCGGCTTGACCGGAATCCCGGAGATATCGACGCGCTGATCGTTCAATGCCATGCCTGCACGCGGCTGGGTAAGCTGGAGGAAGCCTCAGCCGTGATTGACGAGGTGGAGAAGACCATTCTGGAGATGTCCCGCGTTTTTGTCAGCATGGGGGATATCTGCTTCAAGGGGGGCTTGAACCAGGAGGCCGTTAAATTTTATCGCCGGTTTCTTGAACTCAACCCCGGTTCTGACCTGTCCCGGGATATCTCAGGAAAACTCAAACTTATTGAAAGTGATTCTCCGGATTTTACGCCGGAGGCGGATCATCGGGAAACTTTCGAACATCCCGTGACGGCAGGTTTTCAGACCCTGACTCTGGTTGACCTTTATCTTCGGCAGGGGCATCTGGATGAAGCTGAAGCCCTTCTGGAACAGATGATGGCACGCAATCCCGATTCTTCCACACTCCGGGAAAAGCTGGCGGCTGTCCGGTCGGCAACAGGCGTACAGGCGGCGAAAGGGATGAACCCCCGACAGAAGAAAAAAGTGATTGAAAAATTGGGCAAATGGCTGGATCTACTCCAGAGAAGAAGGTCCTATGCGATTTGA
- a CDS encoding DUF2845 domain-containing protein yields the protein MNCSCALWRCVAAISVPLLVLPVCPVSGWSADGSASRSTLRCGNDLVSLGDSVEDVLVSCGEPSRRHTAGSRGKTRTAKRKSSRESDGDRNNESPSRKKKRTPRRAKYQENEAETWHYNRGPNDFVYCLHFEDGVLTRIVQGGRGR from the coding sequence ATGAATTGTTCCTGTGCCTTGTGGAGATGCGTTGCCGCTATTAGTGTCCCGCTTCTGGTTCTTCCTGTCTGCCCCGTTTCGGGATGGAGCGCTGACGGAAGTGCGTCGCGATCCACGCTCAGGTGCGGAAATGACCTGGTCTCCCTGGGAGACAGCGTGGAGGATGTGCTGGTGAGCTGCGGTGAACCTTCCCGGCGCCACACGGCAGGCTCCAGAGGAAAGACTCGAACGGCCAAGCGGAAAAGCAGCAGGGAATCCGACGGGGATCGGAACAACGAAAGCCCTTCCAGAAAGAAGAAACGGACGCCCCGCAGGGCAAAATACCAAGAAAATGAGGCAGAAACCTGGCATTACAATCGAGGCCCCAATGATTTCGTATACTGTCTTCACTTTGAAGACGGCGTCCTGACAAGGATCGTTCAGGGCGGCCGGGGGAGATAA